A DNA window from Eremothecium cymbalariae DBVPG#7215 chromosome 3, complete sequence contains the following coding sequences:
- the GSF2 gene encoding Gsf2p (similar to Ashbya gossypii AFR381C) yields the protein MEIYVRINDDFEKDYAFQVEKEDTFEDKILKIFSYEKGLAKFMALRPSIFYMDQPSELYKSTHPGFLTENGCLLFDYEADEEQYLELLDTQKEICNQLWPGQLVIPKFEKSWPTIVGYVIIMLAWLYTDVPDVISPTPGICLTNQVSRVFIILTMALNYPHIATKLAEEIEVGSTGVVAQWIFFALHIIKLVVITFFFYTGTVNPISFNPLSFYRTRSIIVGKNNKELTDILKSVGWIGARRAPYDAYRDVYYNYEFEKAGGAVAAYKLGILKKAAQPGVALTAGEGFQTPLKERFGGKTFAPMEESQKFLLSEEYFVQLEKDLKENINKCEDDVPKINAEIRRFRRFGLFESSEKLTRLVQLRKESALKIDDENEPSLKEKKNQ from the coding sequence ATGGAGATTTACGTGCGAATTAATGACGACTTCGAGAAGGACTATGCTTTTCAGGTGGAGAAGGAGGATACGTTTGAAGacaagatattgaaaatatttagTTATGAGAAAGGATTAGCGAAGTTTATGGCCTTGCGTCCttctatattttatatGGATCAGCCTTCTGAATTGTACAAGTCTACACATCCTGGGTTTTTAACAGAAAATGGATGCCTGCTGTTCGATTACGAAGCTGATGAAGAACAATATTTGGAGCTTTTGGATACCCAGAAGGAGATCTGTAATCAGTTGTGGCCGGGACAATTGGTAATTCCCAAGTTCGAGAAATCTTGGCCTACGATTGTTGGTTATGTTATCATTATGCTTGCTTGGCTGTATACTGATGTGCCTGATGTTATCTCCCCAACACCAGGAATCTGTTTGACAAACCAGGTTTCCAGGGTATTCATAATACTAACCATGGCTTTAAATTACCCCCATATTGCTACGAAGTTAGCAGAGGAAATAGAAGTGGGTTCCACTGGAGTTGTAGCCCAGTGGATCTTTTTTGCACTACACATTATAAAGTTGGTTGTTATtacatttttcttttatacCGGCACAGTTAATCCTATTTCGTTCAATCCTTTAAGTTTCTATCGAACAAGGTCTATCATTGTCGGAAAGAATAACAAGGAATTGACTGACATCTTAAAATCCGTTGGTTGGATTGGAGCTAGGCGTGCTCCTTATGACGCATACCGGGATGTATACTACAATTACGAGTTTGAAAAAGCAGGTGGCGCTGTTGCTGCATATAAGCTTGGTATTCTCAAAAAGGCTGCACAACCAGGTGTTGCGTTGACTGCTGGGGAAGGGTTTCAAACTCCTTTAAAAGAGAGATTTGGAGGTAAAACCTTTGCTCCTATGGAAGAAtctcaaaaatttttattgtCTGAGGAATACTTTGTTCAGCTTGAAAAGGAtctaaaagaaaacatcAATAAGTGCGAAGACGATGTACCCAAGATCAATGCTGAAATTAGGAGGTTCAGAAGGTTTGGTCTCTTCGAGTCTTCTGAAAAATTAACCCGTTTAGTACAATTAAGAAAAGAATCTGCACTTAAAATTGATGACGAAAATGAACCttctttaaaagaaaagaaaaaccaGTAG
- a CDS encoding uncharacterized protein (similar to Ashbya gossypii AFR380C) — MQSLYSPTNLYSGFNYYWFDSEIDFANQDLELRVVTNPYDNVTPQLDLQTALVKLNSPKREFETMLIEKKLNIIWKMTRRMDKLVRFDTSEARRLLKEWRSSPHKLNADPLGYSVSNYSFSPVGEVFKYNTLEETVSFAPDKPPNSGDSNIISLSRGQFGIESRYQLYDEEKDKYIGVVARTIGLDEVALKRSNQIPGWKGFKRVGYVRNIPKAIEKHDDEKELTAYKTTEQTISDEGSEVSSSIFSCVKRQSLDGGAFTDARYQPIEFLPAIVGPNKIERYDEPDIHPSIPTFCDSDYKMLRRSLYEPRLCYYSLKGGVHFVTPRFLPGHQNPKQRNHDYFLIAIDDYKYENMTPTQKCHALFMLWKTTRHYFEINSVPVETLIGHENSLAQVTRLYGTLEDALKSTMSSQKVSCEVKVVHQAPPKRTASVTTIVQKLFKNIKAK; from the coding sequence ATGCAAAGTCTGTATTCACCAACGAATTTGTACAGTGGATTCAACTATTACTGGTTTGATAGTGAGATTGACTTTGCAAACCAGGACCTAGAGTTGCGGGTTGTAACTAACCCATATGACAATGTGACTCCACAACTAGATTTACAAACAGCCTTGGTGAAATTAAACAGTCCAAAAAGAGAGTTTGAGACGATGCTAATAGAGAAAAAGTTGAACattatttggaagatgaCCAGGCGTATGGATAAATTAGTTCGTTTTGACACTTCTGAAGCTAGGCGTTTGTTGAAAGAATGGCGCTCAAGTCCTCACAAGTTAAATGCTGATCCTTTGGGTTATTCAGTCTCCAACTATAGTTTTAGTCCGGTAGGTGAAGTCTTCAAGTACAATACTTTAGAAGAAACTGTCAGTTTTGCACCGGATAAGCCACCTAATTCAGGGGACTCTAATATTATCAGTCTATCCAGGGGTCAGTTTGGTATTGAGAGTCGGTATCAATTATATGATGAGGAGAAGGATAAATATATTGGCGTTGTTGCTAGGACAATCGGACTTGATGAAGTTGCATTGAAAAGGTCGAATCAAATTCCCGGATGGAAAGGTTTCAAGCGTGTGGGTTATGTCAGAAACATCCCTAAAGCTATTGAAAAGCACGATGATGAGAAAGAACTAACAGCATACAAAACTACCGAACAAACCATTTCAGACGAAGGCTCTGAGGTCTCTTCAAGTATCTTCTCGTGCGTGAAGCGACAGTCTCTTGATGGTGGCGCATTCACTGACGCCAGATACCAGCCAATTGAATTCTTGCCTGCAATAGTTGGTCCCAATAAGATAGAAAGATATGACGAACCAGACATTCACCCTTCAATCCCAACTTTCTGTGATTCAGATTATAAAATGTTAAGACGTTCCTTGTACGAACCCAGATTATGCTACTACTCTTTGAAAGGTGGTGTTCATTTTGTAACTCCACGCTTCCTTCCTGGGCATCAAAACCCTAAACAAAGAAACCATGACTACTTCTTAATCGCCATAGATGACTACAAGTATGAAAATATGACCCCAACTCAAAAGTGTCATGCATTATTTATGTTATGGAAAACGACCAGACATTACTTCGAAATCAATAGTGTCCCTGTTGAGACACTAATAGGTCATGAAAATAGTTTGGCACAAGTTACAAGGCTTTATGGCACCCTAGAAGACGCTTTGAAATCTACAATGTCATCCCAGAAAGTCAGCTGCGAAGTCAAAGTAGTCCATCAAGCGCCCCCAAAAAGAACCGCGAGTGTTACAACTATAGTTCAAAAGctatttaaaaatattaaagctaaataa
- the MGP12 gene encoding Mgp12p (similar to Ashbya gossypii AAL086W) — MRIINIHRSLHYSRVLRKYRDIKLILFSKEECGLCDSAKQVMTQVLKLPEFKSTQFEITDITDPRNTEWWNKYCFDVPVLHIQDKNNPEKLEKIFHRFNEKQVVQVVKTFK; from the coding sequence ATGagaattattaatattcaTAGAAGCCTGCACTATTCCCGTGTTTTAAGGAAGTACCGAGATATAAAGCTAATCTTATtctcaaaagaagaatgtGGCCTTTGTGATTCTGCAAAACAGGTCATGACGCAAGTACTAAAACTCCCCGAATTCAAATCCACTCAATTCGAGATAACTGATATAACTGATCCAAGAAACACGGAATGGTGGAACAAGTACTGCTTTGATGTTCCTGTACTGCACATTCAAGATAAGAATAACCCTGAAAAGTTGGAGAAAATTTTCCACAGATTTAACGAAAAACAAGTTGTACAGGTAGTAAAAACTTTCAAATGA
- the ZIP1 gene encoding Zip1p (similar to Ashbya gossypii AAL085C), whose translation MSNFFRDNNIGFKPRSNIFSKMRSKECSKEISEESSDSSLLDSHFFQRTDGGLKLSGTCGSVTAGSNSSIMSCGQKNGDIIHESTPKPAAVLGVDLGQEEDELEITEIREVVKDGVVSEGSTGFRQSHDVGAIIKPSAAGSGTSGDTSSNDVLLEAFTNTQRICSSLKQELQRQQTKNQQQKQEIDMYKREIDKVKERLGSYQNFLDALEEKSKWLFDQKKSGDKKIEQLKQLYDSMTAKVKQYNKQSSELKTTIENLRSSYLSQQTEIKGRDIEIDYLKNELNNCAGQLSEEKIKNSDLIQQLGYLKDEFRVISTDLLQKHGQNVTQVFGDVTAKIDQVGNVVTSGITQKVEALSSTIDSKYLAQANLIREKNDFVLLKLSESLEDFNKKLVSKFDSGVTTLLSKWNQTNELHKHTSTTIQQGNEKFKCVLNDSSKKYQEHFIELKDSIHEEVNKLGTSLQSFGSQLKKNEKYEERLSELQTQIHNVVLQKSEVVSLMKSKDTEIEDLNNQIFKKNEMLESLKDNSVLLEREVAERKQETSKKVEEYLRLSEELKSHRSTSEQKFAAQHEVVKLLTQETESLKLKLAGCQESLSATNKDKQETLEKSQKLQEHLHKLNVDIVQLKAHELELEEENRKLTNNIELIESTNKEEDYELRQLKEQVKTMDLERRGFVTERLDYQDRIEMLEKQIMQLTKQLTKITDLSANSVNQIPEQLPMKSQLKAQEQQLPPQQQRQRHQKPQRQEKLVETKKLVETKKQEAANSDEFDLSSSINDELELTNPSPIRVTSLTTKRRGTTVKTSVTTKKGNVLTTGGRKKLLLSDDDDEFARKIRKKKRF comes from the coding sequence ATGTCGAACTTCTTTAGAGATAACAATATTGGGTTTAAGCCTCGTTCTAATATCTTTTCGAAGATGAGGTCGAAAGAATGCAGCAAGGAGATTAGTGAGGAGAGTAGTGATTCGTCGTTGTTGGATAGTCATTTTTTCCAGAGGACGGATGGTGGTTTGAAGTTATCGGGGACATGTGGGTCTGTGACGGCGGGGAGCAATAGTAGTATAATGAGTTGTGGACAGAAGAATGGGGATATTATTCATGAGAGTACGCCAAAGCCTGCGGCCGTATTGGGAGTAGATCTGGGgcaggaggaggatgagTTGGAGATTACAGAGATTCGGGAAGTGGTGAAGGATGGGGTTGTTTCTGAAGGTAGTACAGGGTTTCGGCAGAGTCATGATGTGGGGGCAATCATTAAGCCTTCTGCAGCTGGATCAGGTACTAGTGGTGATACTTCTTCGAATGATGTTCTGTTAGAGGCATTTACCAATACCCAGAGGATATGTTCAAGTTTGAAGCAGGAATTACAGAGACAGCAGACgaaaaaccaacaacagAAGCAGGAGATTGATATGTACAAACGGGAAATAGATAAAGTTAAGGAACGATTGGGAAGCtaccaaaattttttagATGCATTGGAGGAAAAATCCAAATGGCTGTTTGACCAAAAGAAGTCTGGTGATAAGAAGATTGAACAGTTGAAGCAATTGTATGACTCTATGACGGCGAAAGTCAAGCAATATAACAAACAATCAAGCGAATTGAAAACTACAATAGAGAACCTTAGATCGTCTTATTTGAGTCAACAGACCGAAATAAAGGGTAGGGATATTGAAATCgattatttaaaaaatgagTTGAACAATTGTGCCGGACAGTTGAGTGAAGAAAAGATCAAGAATAGTGATTTGATACAGCAATTGGGTTATTTAAAGGATGAATTCAGAGTTATTTCAACGGATTTACTGCAGAAACATGGGCAAAATGTAACGCAAGTGTTTGGAGATGTTACTGCCAAAATTGATCAAGTAGGGAATGTGGTGACTAGTGGGATTACACAGAAGGTGGAAGCTCTAAGTTCAACCATTGATTCTAAATATTTAGCACAGGCTAATTTAATAAGAGAAAAAAATGACTTTGTTCTTTTGAAACTCTCAGAAAGTCTGGaagatttcaataaaaagTTGGTCTCCAAGTTCGACTCAGGAGTGACGACTTTGCTGAGCAAGTGGAATCAGACGAACGAGCTGCACAAACACACTTCTACAACAATCCAACAGGGGAATGAGAAATTTAAATGCGTTCTAAATGATTCTTCtaaaaaatatcaagaGCACTTCATAGAGCTAAAGGACAGTATCCATGAAGAAGTTAATAAGCTAGGCACAAGTCTGCAAAGTTTTGGTTCgcaattgaagaagaacgaGAAATACGAAGAAAGACTTTCAGAACTTCAAACGCAGATCCATAATGTCGTTTTGCAGAAGAGTGAGGTTGTATCGCTGATGAAAAGTAAGGATACGGAAATTGAGGACCTGAATAACCagatattcaagaaaaatgaaatgCTTGAGAGTTTAAAGGATAACAGCGTTCTTCTAGAAAGAGAAGTTGCCGAGAGAAAGCaagaaacttcaaagaaagTAGAGGAGTATCTAAGGCTATCagaagaattgaaatctCATCGGTCCACTTCTGAACAAAAGTTTGCAGCTCAACATGAAGTTGTGAAATTGCTGACTCAGGAAACTGAATCATTGAAGTTAAAATTAGCTGGGTGTCAAGAAAGCCTATCTGCAacaaataaagataaaCAAGAAACTCTCGAGAAGTCTCAAAAATTACAAGAACATTTGCATAAGCTTAATGTAGATATTGTTCAATTGAAGGCTCACGAATTGgaacttgaagaagaaaatcgTAAGTTAACTAACAATATTGAACTTATTGAATCCACTAATAAAGAGGAGGACTATGAATTACGACAATTGAAGGAACAAGTGAAGACTATGGATTTGGAAAGACGAGGATTTGTTACTGAAAGATTGGATTATCAAGATAGAATTGAGATGTTAGAAAAACAGATAATGCAGCTAACGAAACAGCTAACGAAGATTACCGATTTATCAGCAAATTCTGTCAACCAAATTCCTGAGCAACTTCCAATGAAATCTCAGCTGAAGGCACAGGAACAACAGCTGCCTCCACAACAGCAGCGGCAACGACACCAAAAACCGCAGCGGCAAGAAAAACTAGTAGAGACAAAAAAACTAGTAGagacaaagaaacaagaagcaGCCAACTCCGATGAATTCGATTTATCGAGCTCCATAAATGATGAGTTGGAGTTAACTAATCCATCGCCAATTCGAGTAACATCGCTAACAACTAAGAGACGAGGAACAACAGTCAAGACGTCAGTGACGactaaaaaaggaaatgTTCTAACTACCGGCGGTAGGAAAAAGTTATTACTCtctgatgatgacgatgaattTGCACGTAAAATaaggaagaaaaagagaTTCTAA
- the DPP1 gene encoding bifunctional diacylglycerol diphosphate phosphatase/phosphatidate phosphatase (similar to Ashbya gossypii AAL084W), translating into MGIDRLSFGFRVFAKYGVLKKWRVTDVILCLILFGVNIPIYLAKPFQRQFTVNDLTILHPYAEHQRVGDWELIAYSFVIPFGVILLLSLVLSDSRHRFYIMYISLLGLFLSYLSNMLITNYLKNWIGRCRPDFIARCQPREGLQNDVLYTADVCTTANEDRLMDGFRTTPSGHSSQSFAGLGYLFLWLSGQLLTEKPLVGSWRKAVAFIPVMGAAIIALSRTQDYRHHFVDVILGSLLGMWFAWWAYRRNFPPIDSRVPFKPLLDNSDVELESEELPPKSVDEEMAPLTLPPTR; encoded by the coding sequence ATGGGGATAGATAGGCTATCCTTTGGGTTTCGTGTGTTTGCGAAGTACGGGGTGCTGAAGAAGTGGAGGGTTACCGATGTTATTCTATGTCTCATATTATTTGGAGTGAATATTCCTATATACCTAGCCAAGCCGTTCCAAAGACAGTTTACGGTTAACGACCTGACGATTTTACATCCTTATGCAGAACACCAGAGGGTGGGCGATTGGGAGCTCATTGCTTACAGTTTTGTGATTCCCTTTGGGGTTATCCTGCTTCTGTCGTTGGTTCTATCCGATTCTAGACACAGATTCTACATTATGTATATCTCTCTTCTTGGGTTATTTTTGTCCTATTTGTCGAATATGCTAATCACAAACtacttgaaaaattggatTGGACGCTGTAGACCAGATTTTATTGCTAGATGTCAGCCTCGTGAGGGTCTACAGAATGATGTCCTTTATACAGCAGATGTCTGTACAACAGCGAATGAGGATCGGCTCATGGATGGATTTAGAACTACCCCGTCGGGCCACTCAAGTCAGAGTTTTGCAGGCTTAGGGTACTTGTTCCTATGGCTCTCGGGCCAGTTGCTAACTGAAAAGCCGCTGGTAGGTTCGTGGAGGAAGGCCGTTGCCTTCATTCCAGTGATGGGTGCCGCTATTATTGCCCTTTCAAGAACGCAAGATTATAGGCACCACTTTGTTGATGTCATATTAGGAAGTCTACTAGGAATGTGGTTCGCCTGGTGGGCTTATAGGAGGAACTTCCCTCCAATCGATTCACGTGTTCCTTTCAAGCCTCTATTGGATAACAGTGATGTTGAGCTAGAATCAGAGGAACTTCCTCCAAAGTCTGTCGATGAGGAAATGGCTCCGTTAACCTTGCCACCTACTCGCTGA